Proteins encoded together in one Gigantopelta aegis isolate Gae_Host chromosome 8, Gae_host_genome, whole genome shotgun sequence window:
- the LOC121379571 gene encoding adenosine receptor A2a-like, translating into MRMELGNMSANSTEYSISVSDMMQVLFEVILMVFICTVNTLTLIVVCLNRNLWTIHNMYIISLAVADLLTGLSLAYQIVFHIPEIKALLDQNKYLCLCRHVVFFIMIMASVTNMVLIAVDRWACIAYPFKYEHLATIPKAGVLIAISWIIGIILGAVPLFLNNWDLRYGCLFFKVLTMEYQVYCQGGTFLLCSIIIAACYCRIFCIAKRQRNSINTITTASNVGTSERRMTKLKKDSELVMMFCVVFVVFFLCSAPAFIFVVVSYTAGVSKSVNSFTVPIITINSGMNFFIYVVKNLQFRAALKATCSNCRTTVVGTS; encoded by the coding sequence ATGCGCATGGAGCTCGGCAACATGAGCGCGAATTCCACAGAATATAGCATCAGCGTGAGTGATATGATGCAGGTGCTTTTTGAAGTGATACTTATGGTGTTCATCTGTACCGTCAACACGTTGACGCTGATCGTAGTGTGCCTCAACCGGAACTTATGGACTATACacaacatgtacattatatcGTTGGCGGTTGCGGATCTCCTCACGGGCCTGTCGCTCGCCTACCAAATTGTGTTCCACATACCGGAGATAAAGGCCCTGCTCGACCAGAATAAATATCTCTGTCTCTGCAGACACGTGGTGTTCTTTATCATGATCATGGCTTCGGTTACGAACATGGTTCTCATTGCGGTAGACAGATGGGCGTGCATTGCGTATCCTTTCAAATACGAACATCTGGCGACCATTCCGAAGGCAGGTGTGCTGATAGCGATTTCCTGGATTATTGGGATCATTCTTGGGGCAGTTCCACTGTTTCTCAATAACTGGGATCTCAGGTATGGTTGCCTGTTCTTCAAAGTCCTCACCATGGAGTACCAAGTATACTGTCAGGGAGGGACGTTTCTTTTGTGTTCAATCATCATTGCAGCCTGCTATTGTCGTATATTTTGTATTGCCAAGAGACAAAGAAACAGTATTAACACGATAACCACAGCGTCTAACGTAGGAACCAGTGAAAGACGAATGACCAAACTGAAGAAAGACAGCGAGTTGGTTATGATGTTCTGTGTTGTCTTTGTCGTCTTCTTTCTCTGCAGTGCCCCGGCTTTCATATTCGTGGTCGTATCTTACACGGCGGGGGTTTCAAAATCCGTGAACAGTTTCACCGTTCCAATTATTACGATCAACTCTGGGATGAACTTCTTTATATATGTGGTGAAAAACTTACAGTTTCGAGCGGCTCTCAAAGCTACGTGTTCAAACTGTCGAACAACAGTGGTTGGTACTAGTTAG